One genomic window of Deinococcus sp. QL22 includes the following:
- a CDS encoding CoA ester lyase — MIPARLERSQLYVPAHRWHMIEKAVTSPADAVVLDLEDAVPLEEKIRARANVIRALTGLEFGGRLRVVRMNGLDTPFAYRDLTEVMEAAGERLDLLMLPKANAARDVQFVETLLTQVEAAQGSSQATGVEVQIETVAGVLNVREIAAASPRLEALIFGPGDFAASAQMPIEHIGERGAYDADYPGDRWHHAMQSIVLAARAHGLRCLDGPYAPLDNPDGLARMTRIARGLGFDGKQCIHPRQLDVVNAAFSQTPEEVAHAQAVVAALHEAEETGRGAVSLEGRMVDAANIRMAQVTLHRYAQERRTL, encoded by the coding sequence ATGATTCCCGCGCGACTGGAACGCAGCCAGCTGTACGTTCCTGCTCACCGCTGGCACATGATTGAGAAGGCCGTGACGAGCCCAGCAGATGCGGTGGTTCTGGACCTTGAGGATGCTGTACCGCTGGAGGAGAAGATCAGGGCACGGGCGAACGTCATCCGTGCCCTGACCGGGCTGGAGTTCGGAGGGCGGCTGCGGGTGGTTCGCATGAACGGCCTGGACACCCCCTTCGCCTACCGCGACCTGACCGAGGTGATGGAGGCTGCCGGTGAGAGACTGGATCTTCTCATGCTGCCCAAGGCAAACGCTGCCCGGGACGTGCAGTTCGTCGAGACCTTGCTGACGCAGGTGGAAGCGGCTCAGGGCTCCTCACAGGCCACCGGCGTGGAAGTTCAGATTGAAACGGTTGCTGGTGTTCTGAACGTCCGCGAGATTGCCGCGGCCTCTCCCCGTCTCGAAGCCCTGATCTTCGGGCCGGGCGACTTCGCAGCAAGTGCTCAAATGCCCATCGAACACATCGGAGAACGCGGCGCTTACGACGCTGATTATCCCGGTGACCGCTGGCACCACGCCATGCAGTCGATCGTCCTGGCCGCCCGCGCCCACGGGCTGCGCTGCCTGGATGGCCCGTACGCTCCGCTGGACAACCCGGACGGCCTGGCCCGCATGACCCGAATTGCGCGCGGGCTGGGGTTCGACGGCAAGCAGTGCATCCATCCCAGGCAACTGGACGTGGTGAACGCAGCGTTTTCTCAGACGCCAGAGGAGGTGGCGCACGCTCAGGCGGTGGTTGCGGCGCTGCACGAAGCCGAGGAAACAGGCCGCGGCGCCGTCAGCCTGGAAGGCCGAATGGTAGACGCCGCAAACATCCGCATGGCGCAGGTGACCCTGCACCGTTACGCTCAGGAAAGGAGAACCCTGTGA
- a CDS encoding MaoC family dehydratase, translating into MTTPTSSGRCFEDFEPGQVIEHPLGRTVTQNDNIWFTLLTNNTNPIHFDAHYAAHTEFGRPLVNSAFTIALVTGLSVSDMSQNAVNLGWDEVRLPHPLFEGDTVYARSEVLSLRESRSRPHQGVLTFKTSGYNQHGTVILEFKRTVLVYRRGQVPSVTSRPSMKETP; encoded by the coding sequence GTGACCACCCCCACCAGCAGCGGTCGCTGCTTCGAGGATTTCGAGCCCGGCCAGGTCATCGAACATCCCCTCGGCCGGACCGTGACCCAGAACGACAACATCTGGTTTACTCTCCTGACCAACAACACCAACCCCATCCACTTCGACGCACATTACGCCGCGCACACAGAGTTCGGGCGGCCCCTGGTCAACAGTGCGTTCACCATCGCGCTCGTCACGGGTCTGTCAGTCTCAGACATGTCGCAAAACGCCGTGAACCTCGGCTGGGACGAAGTGCGCCTCCCACACCCGCTGTTCGAGGGGGACACGGTGTATGCCCGCAGCGAAGTGCTCTCACTGCGTGAGTCCCGCTCGCGGCCCCACCAGGGGGTGCTGACGTTTAAGACCTCCGGGTACAACCAGCACGGCACGGTCATCCTAGAGTTCAAACGCACTGTTCTGGTCTACCGGCGCGGTCAGGTGCCCAGCGTGACCTCGAGGCCCAGCATGAAGGAGACCCCATGA
- a CDS encoding aldehyde dehydrogenase gives MTLPEYPLYIGGQFVPAQSGALVDTVNPYTGKAWARVPEAGAEDVNTAVRAARAALDDGPWSRLTGRQRSKLIHGLAQILERDADLLGEIETRDNGKLLREMQGQCRMLPEWYEYYAGAADKLHGETIPSDKPNYFIYTRREPVGVVAAIVPWNSPLLLLTWKLAPLLAAGCTVVVKPADQTPVSALEFARRVEEAGFPPGVFNVVTGGAAVGAALVAHPGVDKVAFTGSTEVGIKVGQAAMGHLAKVSLELGGKSPNIVFEDADLDAAANGVIAGIFAAGGQTCIAGSRLLVHDSIHDELVSRVVKRAQTITLGDPLDPATEMGPVAFRAHLDNILRRCEAGKQEGATLVTGGRRASGGDLDAGFFVEPTIFTGVHSRMSLATEEIFGPVLSVLTFRDEAEAVQLANDSRYALAAGVWTRDVQRAHRAAHAIKAGTVWVNAYRAVSYNAPFGGFKHSGFGRENSLEAVHEYLDTKTVWLELSGATRDPFTIG, from the coding sequence ATGACGCTGCCCGAGTACCCGCTGTACATTGGCGGCCAGTTCGTCCCCGCTCAGTCCGGCGCATTGGTCGACACCGTCAATCCCTACACCGGGAAGGCCTGGGCGCGCGTCCCGGAGGCTGGGGCGGAAGATGTGAATACCGCCGTGCGTGCGGCCCGCGCCGCACTGGACGACGGTCCCTGGAGCCGCCTGACCGGAAGGCAACGCTCGAAATTGATTCACGGGCTTGCCCAGATCTTGGAACGTGACGCCGACCTGCTGGGAGAGATCGAGACGCGTGATAACGGCAAGCTGCTGCGGGAGATGCAGGGTCAGTGCCGGATGCTGCCCGAGTGGTACGAATACTACGCGGGAGCAGCCGACAAACTGCATGGTGAGACGATCCCCAGCGACAAACCGAACTATTTTATCTACACCCGCCGCGAGCCGGTCGGCGTGGTGGCCGCGATTGTGCCTTGGAACTCTCCACTGCTGCTGCTCACCTGGAAGTTGGCTCCGCTGCTCGCAGCAGGCTGCACGGTGGTGGTCAAACCGGCCGACCAGACGCCGGTGTCGGCGCTGGAATTCGCCCGGCGGGTGGAGGAGGCCGGGTTTCCACCGGGCGTGTTCAATGTGGTGACCGGCGGCGCGGCTGTGGGCGCGGCCCTGGTGGCCCACCCAGGCGTGGACAAGGTGGCCTTCACGGGCAGCACTGAAGTTGGCATCAAGGTCGGGCAGGCCGCGATGGGGCACCTCGCCAAGGTCAGTCTTGAATTGGGGGGGAAGAGCCCCAACATCGTCTTTGAGGACGCCGACCTGGATGCTGCGGCCAACGGCGTGATCGCGGGGATCTTTGCGGCGGGTGGTCAGACCTGCATCGCCGGATCTCGGTTGCTGGTCCATGACTCCATCCACGATGAGTTGGTTTCCCGTGTGGTTAAACGGGCGCAAACCATCACACTGGGGGATCCGCTTGATCCGGCGACTGAGATGGGCCCAGTGGCCTTCCGGGCGCATCTGGACAACATCCTGCGCCGCTGTGAGGCTGGAAAGCAGGAAGGCGCCACGTTGGTGACGGGTGGACGGCGTGCCTCGGGCGGTGACCTGGACGCCGGGTTCTTTGTGGAGCCAACGATCTTTACGGGTGTTCACAGCCGTATGAGTCTGGCAACTGAGGAGATCTTTGGCCCCGTGCTGTCCGTGCTGACCTTCAGAGATGAGGCCGAAGCGGTGCAACTGGCGAATGACTCCCGCTACGCACTGGCAGCGGGTGTCTGGACCCGGGATGTGCAGCGCGCCCACCGTGCGGCACACGCGATCAAGGCCGGCACCGTCTGGGTCAACGCCTACCGCGCGGTGAGTTACAACGCACCGTTCGGGGGGTTTAAGCACAGCGGCTTCGGCCGGGAGAATTCTCTGGAGGCGGTACACGAATACCTCGACACGAAGACCGTCTGGTTGGAACTGAGCGGCGCCACCCGCGATCCGTTCACGATCGGCTGA
- a CDS encoding SDR family NAD(P)-dependent oxidoreductase yields the protein MTNAVSNRFDNRVVLVTGAAGGIGRAVAERFAREGAQVAVNDLSEDAVRTVVDSITAAGGRALAVPADVSDAVQVDAMFTLVEAAFGYVDVLYNNAGLIDTNRHFLEGDESWWDRIIQVNLKSVFLCSHRAARVMARRRRGVIISTSSGGATRAHRGNVAYDATKGGIEAMTRAMALDLAPYGIRVNGVVPGFINTYGLTEEQLRVREKTVPLGRYGVAEDMTGAALFLASDDAAYVTGQFVSVDGGVLVQQRSANVDTFPVEGFPVVEADLT from the coding sequence ATGACAAACGCTGTTTCTAACCGCTTTGACAACCGTGTGGTACTGGTGACGGGCGCTGCTGGCGGGATCGGCCGCGCTGTGGCGGAGCGTTTTGCCCGTGAAGGCGCCCAGGTGGCTGTGAATGACTTGAGTGAAGACGCGGTGCGAACAGTTGTGGACAGCATCACGGCGGCGGGTGGACGCGCCCTGGCAGTGCCAGCGGATGTCTCGGACGCGGTGCAGGTGGACGCCATGTTCACACTCGTCGAAGCAGCCTTCGGTTACGTGGACGTGCTGTACAACAACGCAGGGCTGATCGACACTAACCGGCATTTTCTGGAGGGTGACGAGAGCTGGTGGGACCGGATCATCCAGGTGAACCTGAAAAGCGTGTTCTTGTGTTCGCACCGGGCCGCCCGGGTTATGGCGCGGCGTCGCAGGGGCGTCATCATCAGCACGTCGTCTGGCGGCGCGACCCGCGCCCACCGTGGGAATGTTGCTTACGACGCCACGAAGGGCGGGATTGAAGCCATGACACGTGCCATGGCCCTGGACTTGGCGCCTTACGGCATCCGGGTCAACGGAGTGGTGCCGGGATTTATCAACACGTACGGCCTAACGGAGGAGCAGCTCCGGGTGCGTGAGAAGACCGTGCCACTGGGGCGTTATGGCGTGGCAGAGGATATGACAGGGGCCGCACTGTTTCTGGCGTCGGATGACGCAGCATATGTGACTGGGCAGTTCGTTTCGGTGGACGGCGGCGTACTGGTGCAGCAGCGCTCAGCGAACGTCGACACCTTTCCTGTGGAGGGCTTTCCTGTGGTCGAGGCTGACCTCACATGA
- a CDS encoding FAD-binding oxidoreductase, whose amino-acid sequence MTTGMSWDVAVIGAGIIGAACAWRLAERGLKVVVLEQGSPAGGSTGKSAAGVRAQFTSETNILLSKHSIEEYASMPEAGYHPGGYLLLVPEAQWPSYQLGVDLQHRLGVPTERLTPTGAQVHAEFLPDGLGGCTYCGTDGHVDAHGLTMAYVNRARERGARFLLDTRVTGIQRFGEIWRLTTSAGTVQAPLLVNSSGAWSGEVGALAGLEIPVQPARRMVFTTAPLKLPRPLPMIFDLESGVWLRSEGNRIILGRANPADVGWREGMEWDWLEPTLEAAMTRFPWLEMASLDRHASWWGYYEVTPDHQAIVGQMPGVQGWLNACGFSGHGVMHAAAIARVIAQEALGETPFIDLSPLRYERFKRMPGGLTDIQV is encoded by the coding sequence ATGACGACCGGCATGAGCTGGGACGTGGCGGTGATCGGGGCAGGCATCATTGGGGCAGCCTGCGCGTGGCGTCTGGCCGAGCGGGGTTTAAAGGTCGTGGTGCTGGAGCAGGGCAGTCCGGCGGGCGGGTCGACCGGCAAGAGCGCGGCGGGTGTCCGTGCCCAGTTCACGTCGGAAACCAATATCCTCCTGTCGAAGCACAGCATTGAGGAGTACGCCAGCATGCCAGAGGCCGGGTACCACCCAGGCGGCTACCTGCTGCTGGTGCCTGAGGCGCAGTGGCCCAGCTATCAACTGGGGGTGGATCTTCAGCACAGGTTAGGCGTGCCGACCGAGCGCCTGACCCCCACAGGAGCTCAGGTGCATGCCGAATTTCTGCCGGATGGGTTGGGAGGATGCACGTATTGCGGCACAGATGGCCACGTGGACGCCCACGGGCTGACGATGGCGTATGTGAACCGCGCCCGGGAGCGTGGTGCACGCTTTCTATTGGACACCAGGGTGACTGGCATTCAGCGGTTCGGCGAGATCTGGCGGCTGACCACGTCAGCGGGAACGGTGCAGGCTCCATTGCTGGTCAATTCGAGTGGAGCCTGGTCGGGGGAGGTGGGCGCGTTGGCAGGTCTGGAAATTCCAGTTCAGCCGGCGCGGCGGATGGTGTTTACTACTGCGCCGCTGAAGTTGCCCCGACCGCTGCCGATGATCTTCGACCTGGAGAGCGGTGTATGGCTGCGCTCAGAGGGGAACCGGATTATCCTGGGGCGTGCGAACCCAGCAGACGTGGGGTGGCGGGAAGGCATGGAGTGGGACTGGCTGGAGCCCACGCTGGAAGCAGCCATGACGCGCTTTCCGTGGCTGGAGATGGCTTCGCTGGATCGGCATGCCAGCTGGTGGGGGTATTACGAAGTGACCCCTGATCATCAGGCCATCGTGGGCCAGATGCCGGGCGTACAGGGGTGGCTGAATGCCTGTGGCTTCTCAGGGCACGGGGTAATGCATGCGGCGGCCATCGCCCGTGTGATCGCGCAGGAGGCTCTGGGGGAGACGCCCTTCATTGACCTCTCACCACTCCGGTACGAACGGTTCAAACGGATGCCGGGGGGCCTGACCGATATTCAAGTCTGA
- a CDS encoding carbohydrate kinase family protein: MPLGSTVVVTQGEQGALALQNGTLLQVPAPEVLVVDPVGAGDTFNAAYLDAVLQGHNQRLSLTFGVQGAASHAVFSERRHVLPVALRNPT, translated from the coding sequence ATGCCACTCGGGAGCACTGTCGTAGTGACACAGGGAGAGCAAGGTGCTCTGGCCTTACAGAACGGCACGCTGTTGCAGGTGCCAGCCCCGGAAGTTCTAGTCGTGGATCCCGTGGGGGCTGGGGATACCTTCAATGCGGCCTATCTCGATGCCGTGCTTCAGGGACATAACCAACGTTTGTCGCTGACGTTTGGTGTGCAGGGGGCGGCTTCCCATGCAGTGTTTAGCGAGAGGCGCCACGTTCTCCCTGTGGCCTTACGCAACCCTACCTGA
- a CDS encoding cobyric acid synthase, which yields MAKAIMVQGCTSNAGKSYLAAALCRALSNEGYRVAPFKAQNMSNNAGVTPAGLEMGRAQLVQARAARVVPDVRMNPVLLKPEADTRSQVVLLGKVSPEMTALPWRERKVHLWPHVQAALHSLMADYDVVVIEGAGSPAEVNLRASDIVNMRVAREVQAAVLVAADIDRGGAFAHLLGTWHCLIPEERALLRGFILNRFRGDPALLSPAPEWLEAQTGVPTVGVVPMLDIPLPEEDGVWAEARRPHASQEGFVAIARLPRVSNLDEFALLGDLARWVTTPAELEGARAVILPGSKSTAADLAWLRATGLAGAVTRLAHSGVPVLGICGGLQMLGRALHDPLGVESGHKILGLGLLDLTTTFAADKVTVQTSLTDPETGLALHGYEIHHGRTQAGPQVQTLTPGLLWRQGNVRGTYLHGLLEDPAYLERFLGWAGLTTPTALESLDARLDAVAARVKSSLDWPLIERLAGSQTP from the coding sequence ATGGCTAAAGCGATCATGGTTCAGGGCTGTACCAGCAATGCGGGCAAGAGTTACTTGGCTGCGGCTCTGTGCCGGGCGCTTAGCAATGAGGGCTACCGGGTGGCTCCCTTCAAAGCCCAGAACATGAGTAACAACGCCGGGGTCACGCCTGCCGGGCTGGAAATGGGCCGTGCCCAATTGGTGCAGGCCCGCGCCGCCCGCGTGGTGCCTGACGTGCGGATGAACCCTGTGTTGCTCAAACCGGAAGCCGACACCCGTTCGCAGGTGGTGCTGCTGGGCAAGGTCAGTCCTGAGATGACGGCCTTGCCCTGGCGAGAACGCAAAGTGCATTTGTGGCCGCATGTGCAGGCGGCGTTACACAGCCTGATGGCTGACTATGACGTGGTGGTGATTGAGGGAGCAGGCAGTCCCGCCGAGGTGAATCTGCGGGCTTCGGACATCGTCAATATGCGCGTGGCCCGTGAGGTTCAGGCCGCTGTCCTCGTGGCCGCTGATATCGACCGGGGCGGGGCGTTTGCTCACCTGCTGGGCACGTGGCACTGCCTGATTCCCGAGGAACGGGCGTTGCTGCGGGGCTTTATCCTCAACCGCTTCCGGGGAGACCCGGCGCTCCTGTCTCCTGCGCCGGAGTGGTTGGAAGCCCAGACAGGCGTACCGACGGTGGGCGTCGTCCCGATGCTCGATATTCCGTTGCCGGAAGAGGATGGAGTGTGGGCCGAGGCACGCCGCCCTCATGCCTCTCAAGAGGGCTTTGTGGCCATCGCCCGTCTGCCCCGCGTCTCCAATCTGGATGAGTTCGCGTTGCTGGGCGACCTGGCCCGCTGGGTCACCACACCTGCCGAACTGGAAGGAGCGCGGGCGGTCATTTTGCCGGGCAGCAAAAGCACGGCGGCTGACCTCGCGTGGCTGCGGGCCACTGGGCTGGCCGGTGCAGTCACCCGCTTGGCCCACAGCGGCGTGCCCGTACTGGGCATCTGTGGGGGACTTCAGATGTTGGGCCGCGCTCTGCACGATCCACTTGGGGTGGAGTCGGGTCACAAGATCCTGGGTCTGGGCCTGTTGGATCTGACCACCACCTTTGCCGCCGACAAGGTAACGGTGCAAACCAGCCTCACTGACCCCGAAACGGGCTTGGCCCTCCACGGCTACGAGATTCACCATGGCCGCACACAGGCTGGCCCGCAGGTACAGACGCTTACGCCTGGACTGTTATGGCGGCAGGGCAACGTGCGCGGCACCTATCTTCACGGCTTACTGGAAGATCCTGCATATCTCGAACGCTTTCTGGGTTGGGCAGGCCTGACGACCCCCACGGCTCTGGAGAGTCTAGATGCCCGCTTAGACGCTGTTGCCGCGCGGGTGAAGTCTAGCCTCGACTGGCCCCTGATAGAGCGGTTGGCCGGAAGCCAAACACCCTAG
- a CDS encoding histidinol-phosphate transaminase — translation MPELPPLIPRAPHGGPSSAAFTGLDFSVNANPYGPNPALLQAVRGADHAHYPDPSYSEVRGRLAAWHRVTPDQVALSVGASDLLHRLARAFLGPQDTLLSLYAPFGELARAAALGRAQVEVVPQWPERLPSTAALVYVGHPHNPTGRTLSASALHKLAEMCAATGALLIVDEAYAPFTLAPEPPRHAHVVRLLSPGKAHGLVGARPAYALAAPAVVARLDNLAPAWHLPAGTAALLAALPEAQDFLTHTLPQVARNAAALAASLAAFGTVEHHGTPYVLLHTGHAASVTAQLLSHGLRVRDCTSYGLPDYVRISTRTAADNAVLIEQLPHVLCTKGETHG, via the coding sequence GTGCCTGAACTGCCGCCCCTGATTCCCCGTGCGCCCCACGGTGGGCCGTCCTCGGCGGCGTTTACGGGGCTGGACTTTAGCGTGAACGCCAACCCATACGGCCCCAATCCCGCGCTGCTTCAGGCGGTGCGCGGTGCCGACCACGCGCACTATCCTGATCCCAGTTACTCCGAGGTACGCGGGCGTCTTGCGGCCTGGCACAGGGTGACGCCCGATCAGGTGGCGCTCTCTGTAGGAGCCTCCGACTTGCTGCACCGCCTGGCACGGGCCTTTCTTGGGCCGCAGGACACCTTGCTGAGCCTGTACGCTCCTTTTGGCGAACTGGCCCGCGCCGCTGCACTGGGGCGGGCACAGGTAGAAGTTGTGCCGCAGTGGCCAGAGCGGCTGCCTTCAACGGCGGCTCTGGTCTACGTGGGCCACCCTCATAACCCCACGGGCCGCACCCTGAGCGCCTCTGCGCTGCACAAGCTGGCCGAAATGTGCGCCGCCACCGGTGCCCTCTTGATCGTGGATGAAGCTTACGCGCCCTTTACGCTGGCCCCCGAACCCCCCCGACATGCCCACGTGGTGCGGTTGCTGTCGCCGGGCAAGGCACATGGCTTGGTGGGGGCGCGGCCCGCATACGCGCTGGCGGCTCCGGCGGTGGTCGCCAGACTGGACAACCTTGCTCCCGCTTGGCACCTGCCCGCAGGGACGGCAGCGTTGCTGGCGGCCCTGCCTGAAGCCCAAGATTTTCTGACCCACACCCTCCCCCAGGTGGCCCGGAACGCTGCGGCGCTGGCGGCTTCACTGGCCGCTTTCGGCACGGTGGAACATCACGGCACGCCGTATGTGCTGCTCCACACCGGACACGCGGCCTCGGTGACGGCTCAACTGCTCAGCCACGGCCTGCGGGTGCGCGACTGCACCAGCTACGGCTTGCCGGACTATGTGCGAATTTCAACCAGGACTGCTGCCGACAACGCCGTTTTGATAGAGCAGTTGCCGCATGTTCTGTGCACTAAAGGAGAAACGCATGGCTAA
- the cbiB gene encoding adenosylcobinamide-phosphate synthase CbiB has protein sequence MRRTLLLALALDSLGEPPSRWHPVVWMGNYLGSARKRWYGSSPAGQLAQGAAGWALGAGLAASGGLLAERFPWPLQAAVLKTLLARRALFAAVDEVHVALRQGNLPEARRRLAWHLVSRDTAALSASEVAGAAIESLAENLSDSVVAPLLAYRVGGLPLAAAYRLTNTADAMWGYRTPALEWPGKVAAHTDDLLNLAPARLTAVCTLLSAGPAGAQGWKVWARDRRATTSPNAGHPMSAFAGVLGLRLDKRGVYVLNPQGRAPEPGDLPRALALARRTLILAVVALLCLPRSQRA, from the coding sequence ATGAGGCGCACGCTGCTGTTGGCTTTGGCCTTGGATAGCTTGGGCGAGCCGCCGTCCCGCTGGCACCCCGTGGTCTGGATGGGCAACTATTTGGGGTCTGCCCGCAAACGATGGTACGGTTCCTCCCCCGCAGGCCAATTGGCGCAGGGGGCGGCGGGTTGGGCTCTGGGAGCTGGGCTGGCCGCGAGCGGGGGCCTCCTCGCAGAGCGGTTTCCCTGGCCCCTTCAGGCCGCTGTCCTCAAAACGCTCTTGGCCCGGCGAGCGCTGTTTGCGGCAGTGGATGAGGTGCATGTGGCGCTACGTCAGGGCAATCTTCCCGAAGCCCGGCGGCGGCTGGCCTGGCACCTGGTCAGCCGCGACACCGCCGCCCTCAGCGCCTCTGAAGTGGCTGGGGCAGCCATTGAAAGTCTGGCCGAAAATCTCTCAGATAGCGTGGTGGCTCCCCTGCTCGCCTACCGTGTGGGGGGATTGCCCTTGGCCGCCGCGTACCGCCTGACCAATACGGCCGACGCCATGTGGGGCTACCGCACCCCCGCGCTGGAATGGCCCGGCAAGGTCGCCGCCCACACGGACGATCTGCTGAACCTGGCCCCCGCCCGGCTGACCGCGGTGTGTACGCTGCTCTCGGCGGGACCAGCGGGTGCTCAGGGGTGGAAGGTCTGGGCCCGTGACCGCCGTGCCACGACCAGTCCGAATGCTGGGCACCCCATGAGTGCGTTTGCTGGCGTGCTTGGCCTGCGCCTCGATAAACGCGGGGTTTATGTGCTCAATCCACAAGGCCGCGCACCAGAACCCGGCGACCTCCCGCGTGCGTTGGCCCTGGCTCGGCGCACCCTGATCCTGGCGGTAGTGGCCCTGCTGTGCCTTCCCAGGAGCCAGCGTGCCTGA
- a CDS encoding cobyrinate a,c-diamide synthase — protein MKRLVIAAPHSGSGKTTVAALLCLAFRARGLRVQPFKLGPDYLDPTHLSRAAGLAARNLDSFLLGQSRTRELFARAAQSADLSILEGVMGLYDGRDPLSDEHSTAELALLLDAPVVLVIDAGGMARTVAAVAAGLRDFRPGLRVAGVILNRVGGAGHAALCEAALTQIGLPVLGFVARTEALHLPSRHLGLLSAELTSWDEGAALDAARHLRLDALLAAAQAPALGLPDVPAAHNPRVRLAYALDEAFHFYYPDALDELRLAGAELVPFSPLHDAGLPPGIGGLLLGGGYPEAHAAALSANRSMRDAVRAFAASGRPVVGECGGLMYLSETLEDGAGQVFEMCGVVPYRTRMTPGLTLGYRDATALHGTVLAPAGTALRGHEFHHSVLAHAPTEPAYSWTARDGSRVTEGYASGNVLASYLHLHLGADPGLAARFVAACG, from the coding sequence GTGAAGCGGTTGGTGATCGCCGCGCCGCATTCGGGCAGTGGTAAAACCACAGTGGCCGCGCTGCTGTGTCTGGCGTTCCGGGCACGCGGCCTGCGGGTGCAGCCGTTCAAGCTGGGGCCGGATTACCTTGATCCTACCCATCTGAGCCGCGCCGCCGGGCTGGCCGCCCGGAATCTCGATTCGTTTTTGCTGGGCCAGTCGCGCACACGCGAATTGTTTGCCCGCGCAGCCCAGAGCGCCGACCTCAGCATTCTGGAAGGGGTCATGGGCCTGTACGATGGCCGTGACCCCCTCAGCGACGAGCATTCCACAGCCGAACTGGCGCTGCTGCTGGACGCGCCGGTCGTGCTGGTGATCGACGCAGGCGGGATGGCACGTACCGTGGCGGCTGTGGCGGCTGGTCTCCGTGATTTCCGGCCTGGCTTGCGGGTGGCTGGGGTCATTCTGAACCGGGTGGGTGGAGCAGGCCACGCGGCTCTGTGTGAAGCGGCGCTGACGCAGATAGGCCTGCCCGTGTTGGGGTTTGTGGCCCGCACGGAGGCGCTGCACCTGCCCTCGCGGCATTTGGGGCTGCTGAGTGCCGAACTGACCAGTTGGGATGAGGGGGCGGCGTTGGATGCGGCCCGACATCTGCGGCTGGACGCACTGCTGGCCGCTGCACAAGCACCAGCTCTGGGCCTGCCAGATGTTCCGGCAGCCCACAACCCGCGTGTACGGCTGGCCTACGCGCTCGATGAAGCCTTTCATTTCTACTACCCGGATGCCCTGGATGAGCTCCGCCTGGCGGGCGCGGAACTCGTGCCGTTCAGTCCCCTGCATGACGCCGGGCTGCCACCGGGCATTGGCGGCCTGCTGCTGGGCGGTGGATATCCCGAAGCGCATGCGGCGGCCCTGAGCGCCAACCGTTCCATGCGGGACGCGGTGCGGGCCTTCGCGGCGTCAGGTCGCCCGGTGGTCGGAGAGTGCGGCGGCTTGATGTACCTCAGTGAAACCTTGGAAGATGGGGCAGGGCAGGTCTTCGAGATGTGTGGGGTGGTGCCCTACCGCACCCGCATGACGCCGGGTCTGACTCTGGGCTACCGCGACGCCACCGCCCTGCACGGAACCGTGCTGGCTCCGGCAGGAACGGCGCTGCGGGGCCATGAATTCCATCATTCGGTGCTGGCCCATGCACCTACCGAACCCGCCTACTCCTGGACAGCGCGGGACGGAAGCAGGGTCACCGAGGGCTACGCCTCCGGCAACGTCTTGGCCAGTTACCTGCACCTGCATCTGGGGGCTGATCCGGGGCTGGCCGCGCGGTTTGTGGCGGCCTGCGGATGA